In Nicotiana tabacum cultivar K326 chromosome 19, ASM71507v2, whole genome shotgun sequence, one DNA window encodes the following:
- the LOC142173724 gene encoding uncharacterized protein LOC142173724 — protein sequence MNREHNFCIVALIEPFQKKGLIERYKRRLNMETAYTNINGQIWLFFDAVVEWELVEDTEQQVTVRVFHHDLGQHMMMTFVYAKCSAMERLDLWDHLYYLASDMKLPWLVGGNFNVLLHEDKKIGGLPVHPPEYEDFAFCVKSCGLFEQGYKGSPFTWWNGRSNAESIFKRLDRIFVNLPFQNMLPTIEVEHLIRTGSDHAPLLMTCGVQTTKFVKPFRFLNFWTKHATFMDVVRQNWEADFIGDPFLMFKQKIKRVKAALSKWNRETFGDIFKQLAILEDIVRVKEMLFEEEPTTENRIVLQKAQSELKKYLNIEEQYWKQKAGMNWFAEGDRNTSFFHNHVNGKRKKLQLKRIKSGSGGMD from the coding sequence ATGAATAGGGAgcataatttttgtatagttgcATTGATAGAGCCTTTTCAAAAGAAGGGACTCATTGAGAGATATAAAAGGAGGTTGAATATGGAGACTGCTTATACAAATATTAATGGGCAAATATGGTTGTTCTTCGATGCAGTGGTGGAATGGGAATTAGTGGAGGATACTGAGCAACAGGTGACTGTGAGAGTGTTTCACCATGACCTGGGGCAGCACATGATGATgacatttgtttatgcaaaatgttcaGCAATGGAGAGGTTGGATTTGTGGGATCACTTGTATTATTTAGCAAGTGATATGAAATTACCATGGTTGGTAGGAGGGAATTTCAATGTGTTATTGCATGAAGATAAGAAAATAGGGGGACTTCCAGTACACCCTCCTGAATATGAGGATTTTGCATTTTGTGTAAAATCTTGTGGTTTGTTTGAGCAAGGCTACAAAGGAAGTCCAttcacatggtggaatgggagatcCAATGCTGAGTCTATATTCAAGAGATTGGATAGGATCTTTGTGAATTTGCCATTTCAGAACATGTTGCCAACTATTGAAGTTGAGCATCTAATCAGAACTGGATCAGATCATGCACCATTGCTAATGACATGTGGGGTGCAGACAACCAAGTTTGTCAAACCTTTCAGATTCTTGAACTTTTGGACAAAGCATGCTACATTTATGGATGTGGTGAGGCAGAATTGGGAAGCTGATTTCATAGGGGATCCGTTTCTGATGTTCAAGCAGAAAATCAAGAGGGTGAAGGCAGCACTCTCAAAATGGAATAGGGAAACATTTGGTGATATCTTCAAGCAACTGGCTATTTTGGAGGACATTGTTAGGGTGAAGGAGATGTTGTTTGAAGAAGAGCCTACAACTGAGAATAGGATTGTGCTTCAAAAGGCTCAATCTGAATTGAAGAAATACTTGAATATTGAGGAGCAGTATTGGAAGCAAAAAGCTGGGATGAATTGGTTTGCTGAAGGAGATAGGAATACAAGTTTCTTTCACAACCATGTCAATGGCAAAAGAAAGAAATTGCAACTGAAGAGGATCAAAAGTGGCAGTGGGGGTATGGATTGA